The genomic DNA GAAGTCCCAGCCCTGGCTGAACCCCGCACTCGGGGCACGCAGCGCCAGCTCGAGGACGCGGTCGAGCACCTCGGCGGGCACGGGTCGGTCGGGGTCGTAACGGCGGATCATGCGGCGCTTGCGCACCGCCTCCTGCAGCTCCATGGTCGGCTCCTCGGTGGGACAGGTGTGGTCAGGCAGTGGCGAGCGTGAGGAATCGGTGCACCACGTCGTGCCAGGTGCGTTCGAGCTCGGGTGAGGCCTCGCGGGCACGTGCGAGCACGTCGTCGGGGTCGAAGCCCAGCTCGCGGACGTCGTCAGGGTTCCACTGCGCGATGCGGTCGGCGCCGACCTCGGGGTGGAACTGCGTGCCCCAGGCTCGCTCACCGAGCCGGAACGCCTGGTGCGGGCAGCGCTCGCTGCGAGCGAGCCAGACGGCGGTCGACGGCAGCATGGTGATCGCGTCGCGATGGCTCTCGACCGCAGGCACGGTCGCAGCGAGGTCGGCGAGGAGCGGGTCGTCCGCGGCGGCGTCGGTCAGCGTGATGTCGGTGACGCCCTTCTCGGGCAGTCCGTGGTTGCCCTCGACGCGGCCACCGCCGACGTGGGCGAGCAGCTGGCCGCCGAGGCAGATGCCGAGCAGGGGAGTGCCGTCGTCGAGGCATGCCTGGGCCAGACGGCGCTCGTCGGCCAGCCAGGGTGCTCGGTCGTCCTCGTCAGGCAGCAGCCCGCCGCCGAGCAGCACCACGGCGGCATGCCCGCCAGGGTGGGTCGGGACCGGC from Luteipulveratus halotolerans includes the following:
- a CDS encoding type 1 glutamine amidotransferase produces the protein MPATVLLVQNAESSGPGLLTGWVEEAGLAPQLCRAYDGEPVPTHPGGHAAVVLLGGGLLPDEDDRAPWLADERRLAQACLDDGTPLLGICLGGQLLAHVGGGRVEGNHGLPEKGVTDITLTDAAADDPLLADLAATVPAVESHRDAITMLPSTAVWLARSERCPHQAFRLGERAWGTQFHPEVGADRIAQWNPDDVRELGFDPDDVLARAREASPELERTWHDVVHRFLTLATA